In Natronococcus sp. AD-5, the genomic window TCCGACCGACGCTCGCGACGAGGTACGCCGATTGAACGGTGCGGGTTCGGATGGCCTCGGCGATGGCGTCGACCGTGATTTCAGACAGCGGCGGGTCGTTCATCTCCCTGAGAAGGCTGAGATCGACGAACGGGTGGAGGTACAGCGCCGCCACGTACTCCTTTTCGGTGACGTTCTGGAGGAAATCGAGCGTCTCCCGGCGAATCGCGAACAGGAGCGCCGTCGCCAGCTCCGAGTCGAGCGGAAGGTCGAGCGCCCGGTGGTACTCGACGATGATCGACGTCGTGCTGCTGTACTCCTCACGTACGTCGACGAACGTCGCCGGGGGTTCGTCTGCGGGATGGTGATCGATCACGATATCGACGGTCGTTTCGGGCGGAAGACTGTTGTTCCGCCCGGGAATCGAACAGTCCACCAGCGCGATACGGTCGAACTCCGCGACGGCGTCCGCCGTACACTGCTCGAGTTCGATGTCGAGGAGGTTCACGAAGACTCGATTCTGCGGATGGGTGACTTCGCCGCCGTAGAAGAACGTCACGTCCCAGACGCTCGCGTACTCGGCGACGCGCTCGAGGGCAAGCGCGCTCGCCAGACAGTCCGGATCCGGGTTATCGTGACAGATGATGGCCAGCGACTCCGTGTCGGACAGCAAATCGACCAGCCGCTCGGCACGGGATACTTCGATCGACGGTTCGTCCGCGGAGCGATCCTCGGCCGTCGCGTCGTCTTCTTCGACTGTTCCTCCTTCTGCAGAGTCCGTCTCTGCGGTCTCCGAAGGAGGCTGTTCGTTGGCCATGCGTGGTTCCGGCCAGTTAGGCCGGGTGAGCCGCGTTCTATCGACTTCTCTTTGCCGGATAAAGACGCTTGTCGCTGCAGTTGCCACCTCGTTTAACGGAACTCGGGCCAGACGGTGCGAAGACCATGTAATAGCACGCGAGACGTCACCGATCCCCCCACTCGATCCGGAACACTTCCGCCTCGAGCGTCGCCTCCGCCTCGGCGTGAAAGTCGAACCGCTTCGCGATCGGGAACGTCGCGCGAAACGCGTGCGTGACCTCGCCGCCCTCGTCGGCGGCGAACGATTCGACGAACGACCGGCTCCCCTCGTTGTGGATCGTATAGGAGACGACCGCGAGTTCCCGCGCCGCCTCGAGAAACGCCCTGTCGGCGTGCCGGTTACCGCGCTGGGCGCCGAAGGGCGGATTCGAGAGAACGGTTG contains:
- a CDS encoding DHH family phosphoesterase, translating into MANEQPPSETAETDSAEGGTVEEDDATAEDRSADEPSIEVSRAERLVDLLSDTESLAIICHDNPDPDCLASALALERVAEYASVWDVTFFYGGEVTHPQNRVFVNLLDIELEQCTADAVAEFDRIALVDCSIPGRNNSLPPETTVDIVIDHHPADEPPATFVDVREEYSSTTSIIVEYHRALDLPLDSELATALLFAIRRETLDFLQNVTEKEYVAALYLHPFVDLSLLREMNDPPLSEITVDAIAEAIRTRTVQSAYLVASVGRSPERDVLPQAADYLLNLEGVQTVLVFGISGDEIHVSARSTDSRVNLGTLLEKVFGDVGSAGGHDDRAAAQIPLGLFADASREGDDLINIAARIIERRFFRAAGYEDGDISGEERN